In the Campylobacter sp. RM6914 genome, one interval contains:
- the cmoA gene encoding carboxy-S-adenosyl-L-methionine synthase CmoA — translation MRDEIFKEPIKKQFEFDASVASVFDDMIGRSVPFYDVSVKLISEILAKTLPQNAKVIDLGCSTATSLLALFAFRQDLLLYGVDNSQAMLENAQKKAKAFGARINFKTDDILKCEISGFDAVILNYTLQFIRPIKRAEFISKIYDGLNENGIFVFSEKIIYEDKKFAKNIIEIYENYKAGQGYSRYEIAQKREALENVLIPYTEDENRQMVLNAGFKRIESVFKWGNFVSFVAFK, via the coding sequence ATGAGAGATGAAATTTTTAAAGAACCGATAAAAAAACAGTTTGAATTTGATGCTTCGGTTGCTAGTGTTTTTGATGATATGATAGGGCGCAGCGTGCCGTTTTATGATGTTAGTGTTAAGCTGATAAGTGAAATTTTGGCCAAAACTTTACCGCAAAATGCCAAAGTTATCGATCTTGGTTGTTCGACCGCAACTTCGCTTTTAGCTCTTTTTGCCTTTAGGCAAGATCTTTTGCTTTATGGAGTAGATAACTCACAAGCCATGCTTGAAAATGCCCAAAAAAAAGCTAAAGCTTTTGGCGCAAGGATAAATTTTAAAACAGATGATATTTTAAAGTGTGAAATTTCAGGCTTTGATGCGGTGATATTAAATTATACATTACAATTTATCCGCCCTATAAAACGAGCCGAGTTTATATCTAAAATTTATGATGGTTTAAATGAGAATGGAATTTTTGTTTTTAGTGAAAAGATAATTTACGAAGATAAGAAATTTGCAAAAAATATAATAGAAATTTATGAAAACTATAAAGCAGGGCAGGGGTATTCTCGTTACGAGATAGCGCAAAAACGTGAAGCTTTAGAAAATGTTCTTATCCCGTATACCGAAGATGAAAATCGCCAAATGGTTTTAAATGCAGGATTTAAGCGTATCGAAAGTGTGTTTAAGTGGGGGAATTTTGTTAGTTTTGTAGCGTTTAAATAA
- the rpsO gene encoding 30S ribosomal protein S15 codes for MALDSAKKAEIVAKFARKEGDTGSPEVQIALLSTRIAELTEHLKVFKKDFSSRLGLLKLVGQRKRLLKYLKNKNYATYSKLIVELGIRDK; via the coding sequence ATGGCTTTGGATTCGGCTAAAAAAGCGGAAATAGTTGCGAAATTCGCCAGAAAAGAGGGAGATACAGGTTCTCCGGAAGTTCAAATAGCACTTCTTTCAACTCGTATTGCAGAACTTACAGAACACCTTAAGGTTTTCAAAAAAGACTTCTCTTCACGTCTAGGTCTTTTAAAACTAGTCGGTCAAAGAAAAAGACTTTTAAAATATCTTAAAAACAAAAACTACGCTACTTATTCTAAGTTAATCGTAGAATTAGGCATAAGAGATAAATAA
- a CDS encoding RrF2 family transcriptional regulator, producing MLFTKASEYALLSLILISQKSSPVDVDTISNELQISKSFLAKILQNLAKEKILKSYKGANGGFTLECDPTTVSVKKVIECAEKRPMSVFECSGSAEGCSSQRASTCQIWSMFSTLQSKVDEMLDDIKLSDIIKK from the coding sequence GTGCTTTTTACAAAAGCTAGTGAATACGCACTGCTATCACTTATATTAATATCTCAAAAATCATCTCCGGTAGATGTTGATACGATATCAAACGAATTACAAATTTCAAAAAGTTTTTTAGCCAAAATTTTACAAAATTTAGCAAAAGAAAAAATTTTAAAATCCTACAAGGGCGCAAACGGCGGTTTTACACTCGAGTGCGATCCAACTACTGTTAGTGTTAAAAAAGTAATAGAATGTGCAGAAAAGCGTCCCATGAGCGTATTTGAGTGCTCTGGCTCAGCCGAAGGCTGTTCTTCGCAAAGGGCTTCAACGTGTCAAATTTGGTCTATGTTTAGCACCCTTCAAAGCAAAGTTGATGAGATGCTTGATGATATAAAACTAAGCGATATTATCAAGAAGTAA
- the flhA gene encoding flagellar biosynthesis protein FlhA: protein MAKQKNTILTLVAPFLAPILRFKSLSIVGVIVAILAIIIVPLPAGVLDFFLALSISISVLIILISIYVPKPTDLTTFPTLILIITLFRLSLNIATTRMILSEGHNGPEAVSEIISSFGQFVVGGNYVIGVIVFCILVLINFMVVTKGSTRVSEVQARFTLDSMPGKQMAIDADLNAGLIDEKTARERREAVIAEANFYGAMDGSSKFIKGDAVAGIIITIINIIGGFAIGAFQHDLDMATSAQYYTILTIGDGLVSQIPGLISSTATAIIITRASKESDNFAEGSINQLLGDYKTLLIVGFILFMFALVPGLPTLSLGFIAVLFLGLGYIIKQTKDGHIMIPAAGSVKTKSAQGAQGGTAGQTAHGASAAKPAKKSDEEIAREEETKINDILKLEILELDLGYGLLKLADADLIERIRAMRRNIASQFGFLMPKIRIRDNLQLPPNEYRFKLKGVVIGQGEIYADKFLAMDSGLVSEDIEGIPTKEPAFGLDALWIDANTKEDAILSGYTIVDPASVISTHMSELIKQNSAELLTRQETQNLLDKLKTDYPVVVEDTLRIAPISLIQKVLKALLKDAIPIKDLLSILEAIGDIAEVTKNLDMIIEHVRAALARAITSLYVDEKGQLSFYILDAGNQQKLMDAVQYKDGAYHLMINVAQTSSIVQALRREREKRPISHHGPMIICVEPSLRKFIANICSNFGIDIVVLSFAEISANTPFETIGVIEIENL, encoded by the coding sequence TTGGCAAAGCAAAAAAACACCATCTTAACTCTAGTTGCGCCATTTTTAGCTCCTATTTTACGTTTTAAAAGTCTAAGTATCGTTGGCGTAATCGTGGCGATTTTGGCCATTATTATCGTTCCGCTTCCTGCTGGAGTTCTTGATTTTTTCCTTGCGCTTTCGATCTCAATTTCGGTTTTGATCATTTTAATATCCATCTATGTGCCAAAGCCAACTGATCTTACGACATTTCCGACACTTATACTTATTATCACACTCTTTCGTCTTTCGCTAAATATCGCTACAACTCGTATGATACTTAGCGAAGGACACAATGGACCAGAGGCGGTAAGTGAGATCATATCGAGTTTTGGGCAGTTTGTCGTCGGTGGAAATTATGTTATAGGCGTTATAGTTTTTTGTATCTTGGTGCTGATAAATTTCATGGTCGTAACAAAAGGCTCAACTCGTGTTTCAGAGGTTCAAGCTCGTTTTACACTTGACTCGATGCCCGGAAAACAAATGGCGATAGACGCTGACTTAAATGCCGGTTTGATCGATGAAAAAACCGCAAGAGAAAGACGTGAAGCTGTTATTGCGGAGGCAAATTTTTACGGCGCAATGGATGGTTCGTCTAAATTTATAAAAGGTGATGCTGTAGCCGGGATCATCATCACGATTATAAACATCATAGGCGGCTTTGCTATAGGCGCTTTTCAACATGATCTTGATATGGCAACATCGGCGCAGTACTATACGATATTAACTATCGGAGATGGTTTGGTTAGCCAAATTCCGGGGCTTATCAGCTCTACTGCAACAGCCATTATCATAACACGTGCAAGTAAGGAGAGTGATAACTTTGCCGAAGGCTCGATAAACCAGCTCTTGGGCGATTATAAAACATTATTAATCGTTGGCTTTATACTTTTTATGTTTGCCCTAGTTCCAGGACTTCCAACACTTTCTTTGGGTTTTATAGCGGTGCTATTTTTGGGTCTTGGATATATTATAAAGCAAACCAAAGACGGACACATAATGATCCCTGCTGCAGGATCTGTCAAAACTAAGTCCGCCCAGGGTGCACAAGGCGGCACAGCAGGTCAAACCGCTCATGGTGCAAGTGCCGCAAAACCGGCTAAAAAAAGTGATGAAGAGATAGCAAGAGAGGAAGAGACCAAGATAAACGATATCTTAAAACTTGAAATTTTAGAACTAGATCTTGGTTATGGCTTGTTAAAACTAGCCGATGCCGATCTTATAGAGAGAATTCGTGCCATGCGCCGAAATATCGCTTCTCAATTTGGCTTTTTGATGCCCAAAATTCGTATCAGGGATAATTTGCAACTTCCTCCAAATGAGTATAGGTTTAAGCTAAAAGGTGTCGTGATAGGTCAGGGCGAAATTTATGCGGATAAATTTCTGGCTATGGATAGCGGACTTGTGAGTGAGGATATAGAGGGAATTCCCACAAAAGAGCCGGCATTTGGACTTGATGCCTTATGGATAGACGCAAATACAAAAGAAGATGCCATACTTAGCGGATATACGATAGTTGATCCCGCAAGCGTGATAAGCACCCATATGAGTGAACTTATCAAACAAAACTCAGCCGAACTTTTAACGCGTCAAGAGACGCAAAATTTACTTGATAAACTAAAAACAGACTATCCTGTGGTTGTTGAAGATACATTGCGTATAGCTCCGATAAGCCTTATACAAAAGGTGCTTAAAGCCCTGCTTAAAGATGCGATACCTATTAAAGATCTACTTAGTATACTTGAAGCCATCGGTGATATAGCCGAGGTTACTAAAAATTTAGACATGATAATCGAGCATGTCCGTGCTGCGCTTGCTCGTGCGATAACTTCGCTTTATGTCGATGAAAAAGGCCAGCTTAGCTTTTATATCCTTGATGCCGGCAACCAACAAAAGTTAATGGACGCAGTTCAGTACAAAGACGGCGCTTATCACCTCATGATAAATGTCGCTCAGACTTCATCTATCGTCCAAGCCTTAAGAAGAGAGCGAGAGAAACGACCTATAAGCCATCATGGACCTATGATAATTTGCGTTGAACCTAGTTTACGTAAATTTATAGCCAATATCTGCTCAAATTTTGGCATCGATATAGTCGTGCTTAGCTTTGCGGAAATTTCTGCAAATACGCCTTTTGAAACAATCGGCGTGATAGAAATAGAAAATTTATAA
- a CDS encoding DHH family phosphoesterase, producing the protein MKIYHLSHTDLDGYGAQVITNFYFNNVKFSNSNYGREIDEKFNQIVSDLDDEKSIILITDLNLTMAQCADFSQKLEGKNAKIFLFDHHQSGAECASAFEWYFLDSSRCATKITHDFFAAMFKENEELKKFSDIVNAVDIWLKDDKNFEMGKVCLGLVANAKEINKIMFERENTLYQFHLLKHAAEFFNEKNDYIGLDMQIHAIKKEFFKLNKDDTLSNLISNYVVNLLSENKEKFSINYNEFRGILTYNIGNTSVIGNDFLVANPEFDFFIDITNKKTMSFRANGKVDVSAMAKHLVGGGGHVNASGGMFANFKDGFSYEAIKTQVVELINKKTQEAL; encoded by the coding sequence ATGAAAATTTATCATTTATCGCATACCGATCTTGACGGATACGGTGCGCAGGTTATTACGAATTTTTATTTTAATAACGTAAAATTTAGCAACTCAAATTACGGACGAGAGATCGATGAGAAATTTAACCAAATCGTATCTGATCTTGATGATGAAAAAAGCATTATTTTAATCACGGATCTAAATTTAACGATGGCTCAATGCGCGGACTTTTCTCAAAAGCTAGAGGGTAAAAATGCTAAAATTTTCTTATTTGATCATCATCAAAGTGGAGCCGAGTGTGCAAGCGCTTTTGAGTGGTATTTCTTAGACAGTTCAAGATGTGCCACAAAGATCACTCATGACTTTTTTGCTGCAATGTTTAAAGAAAACGAAGAGCTTAAAAAATTTAGCGACATTGTAAATGCTGTTGATATTTGGCTAAAAGATGATAAAAATTTCGAAATGGGAAAGGTGTGTTTGGGTCTTGTTGCAAACGCAAAAGAGATAAACAAGATAATGTTTGAGCGTGAAAATACGCTTTATCAGTTTCATCTCTTAAAACATGCCGCGGAATTTTTTAATGAAAAGAACGACTATATCGGGCTTGATATGCAAATACATGCCATAAAAAAAGAGTTTTTTAAATTGAATAAAGACGATACATTAAGTAATCTCATATCAAACTATGTCGTAAATTTACTTAGTGAAAACAAAGAAAAATTTAGCATAAATTATAATGAATTTAGAGGAATTTTGACATATAATATAGGAAATACTTCCGTTATAGGCAATGATTTTTTGGTGGCAAATCCTGAATTTGACTTTTTCATAGACATTACAAATAAAAAAACAATGAGCTTTAGAGCAAATGGAAAAGTCGATGTAAGTGCGATGGCAAAACATCTAGTAGGAGGAGGCGGACATGTAAACGCAAGTGGCGGAATGTTTGCAAATTTCAAAGACGGTTTTAGCTATGAAGCGATAAAAACACAAGTCGTAGAGTTGATAAATAAAAAAACACAGGAGGCATTATGA
- a CDS encoding tetratricopeptide repeat protein → MKKLLTFLALSALAFGANTNFDEAVELYKDGKFAQAYTAYNRACGEGVKKACTMNAIMLFNGDGVKKDNEQAERIFTKMCDENEPMACAKLAEMQAYGLTKDKIKDEARTRALFKKACEGGYEPACMWAGEQK, encoded by the coding sequence ATGAAAAAATTACTAACTTTCTTAGCTTTAAGTGCACTTGCTTTTGGTGCAAACACAAATTTTGATGAGGCTGTAGAGCTTTATAAAGACGGTAAATTTGCGCAGGCTTACACTGCCTATAATAGAGCGTGCGGAGAGGGTGTAAAAAAAGCTTGCACGATGAATGCTATTATGCTTTTTAACGGAGATGGTGTTAAAAAAGATAATGAGCAGGCTGAGAGAATTTTTACTAAAATGTGCGATGAAAACGAGCCTATGGCGTGCGCAAAACTAGCTGAAATGCAAGCTTATGGATTAACAAAAGATAAAATAAAAGACGAGGCTAGAACGCGTGCATTGTTTAAAAAGGCATGCGAGGGCGGATACGAGCCTGCTTGTATGTGGGCTGGCGAGCAAAAATAA
- a CDS encoding aspartate carbamoyltransferase catalytic subunit produces MSYKRKDLLGTIDLSTDEILYFLDAAKEFKNLNLQDIKKIDYLRGKTTINAFYENSTRTRTSFEIAAKRLGADTINFSSSNSSVNKGETLIDTMNNMAAMKSDIIVLRHPSSGAAKLASKHTDASIVNAGDGMNEHPSQALLDLFTLREFGKSLDSNTTVAIVGDIARSRVARSDAWAMNTLGMNVKIFAPTMMMPKNAEVFNAHICKNMEEACEGSDVIIMLRIQLERGDGDVSFPSSREYSKFFGLNKKRIALANKNAIVLHPGPINRGVELNSDVADGEHSVILNQVESGVAMRMAILNTLIKNRG; encoded by the coding sequence ATGAGCTATAAACGCAAGGATTTACTCGGCACGATAGACCTTAGCACTGATGAGATTTTATATTTTTTAGATGCTGCTAAGGAATTTAAAAATTTAAATTTACAAGATATCAAAAAGATTGATTATCTACGTGGTAAAACTACTATAAATGCTTTTTATGAGAATTCTACCAGGACGCGTACTAGCTTTGAAATAGCAGCCAAAAGACTTGGAGCCGATACTATAAATTTCAGTTCCTCAAACTCAAGCGTAAATAAGGGCGAAACGCTAATTGACACGATGAACAATATGGCTGCAATGAAGAGCGATATCATTGTGCTTCGCCATCCAAGCTCAGGTGCTGCAAAACTTGCAAGCAAGCACACTGATGCTTCCATAGTCAATGCGGGAGATGGTATGAACGAACATCCGTCTCAAGCACTGCTTGACCTTTTTACATTAAGGGAATTTGGCAAAAGCCTTGATAGTAATACTACTGTAGCGATAGTGGGTGACATCGCTAGAAGCAGGGTTGCTCGCTCTGATGCTTGGGCTATGAACACCCTTGGTATGAATGTAAAAATTTTTGCTCCAACTATGATGATGCCAAAAAATGCAGAGGTTTTTAACGCTCATATTTGTAAAAATATGGAAGAGGCGTGTGAGGGAAGTGATGTTATCATAATGCTTAGGATCCAACTCGAACGAGGCGACGGTGACGTGTCTTTTCCTAGCTCAAGAGAGTATTCTAAATTTTTTGGTCTAAATAAAAAACGCATAGCTTTGGCAAATAAAAATGCTATCGTCTTGCACCCCGGACCTATTAACCGCGGTGTGGAGCTAAATTCGGATGTTGCCGATGGCGAGCACTCTGTCATCTTAAATCAAGTTGAAAGTGGTGTAGCTATGCGTATGGCTATACTAAATACCTTAATCAAAAATAGGGGATAA
- a CDS encoding dihydroorotase, producing the protein MKIAIQNGTIVNNNEKFKANVLIEGDRIVKITSDEIEADVKIDASGKFIMPGLIDMHVHFRDPGYEYKDDIISGSQAAVAGGVTTCLCMANTNPVNDNASITREMIRKARECGLIDLMPIAAISKGLGGKELVEMGDLIEAGAVAFSDDGLPVSSSSVMRAALEYSKMFGSFCISHSEDCSLCRQGVMHEGKVSAILGLKGMAREKEEIAVSRDMLLAKLTNAHIHIAHVSSEYSLKIIEMGRKEGINITCEVTPHHFSFSDDDILQNAYDANFKMSPPLREISDIKAIREALKSGLVDVIATDHAPHHNDEKIVEFDRAPFGIIGLQTLVPLTLKLVKEGVISLERMVELTSANAAKMLNLKDKGRIAEGMLADIAVIDPDIEYIYDEKINRSKSINSPLFGKNLKGAAVVTIKSGKIVYKFGE; encoded by the coding sequence ATGAAAATAGCTATCCAAAACGGAACCATAGTTAATAATAATGAAAAATTTAAAGCCAACGTCCTTATTGAAGGCGATAGGATCGTAAAGATAACAAGCGATGAGATAGAAGCCGATGTTAAGATAGATGCTAGCGGTAAATTTATAATGCCTGGTCTAATTGATATGCACGTTCACTTTAGAGATCCAGGGTATGAGTATAAAGATGATATCATATCAGGCTCACAAGCGGCAGTTGCTGGCGGAGTTACTACTTGTCTTTGCATGGCAAATACAAACCCAGTAAACGACAACGCTTCCATTACGCGAGAGATGATACGAAAAGCGCGAGAGTGCGGACTTATAGACCTTATGCCAATAGCTGCCATTAGTAAAGGTCTTGGCGGTAAGGAGCTTGTTGAGATGGGCGATCTTATCGAAGCCGGTGCGGTGGCTTTTAGTGATGACGGCTTGCCTGTTAGTAGCTCAAGCGTCATGAGAGCTGCACTTGAGTATTCAAAGATGTTTGGTAGCTTTTGTATAAGCCACTCTGAAGACTGCTCGCTTTGTCGTCAGGGTGTTATGCATGAGGGTAAAGTTTCTGCGATACTAGGACTAAAAGGTATGGCAAGAGAAAAAGAGGAGATAGCCGTTAGCAGAGATATGTTGCTTGCAAAATTAACAAATGCGCACATTCATATTGCGCATGTAAGCTCGGAGTATTCTCTAAAGATTATCGAAATGGGACGCAAAGAAGGCATAAATATCACTTGCGAAGTCACTCCTCATCACTTTAGTTTTAGCGATGATGATATTTTGCAAAATGCCTATGATGCAAATTTTAAAATGTCTCCTCCACTTCGTGAAATAAGCGATATAAAAGCTATCAGAGAGGCTTTAAAAAGTGGACTTGTGGATGTTATCGCCACAGATCACGCTCCTCATCATAATGATGAAAAGATAGTAGAATTTGATCGTGCCCCGTTTGGTATCATCGGTCTTCAAACTCTTGTTCCACTTACCTTAAAGCTAGTAAAAGAGGGCGTGATAAGTCTTGAAAGGATGGTTGAGCTTACTTCTGCAAATGCCGCGAAGATGTTAAATTTAAAGGACAAAGGTCGCATAGCCGAAGGAATGCTAGCCGATATCGCTGTGATAGATCCTGATATTGAGTATATCTATGACGAAAAGATAAATCGCTCTAAGTCTATAAATTCACCTCTTTTTGGTAAAAATTTAAAGGGAGCCGCGGTTGTTACTATCAAAAGTGGCAAGATAGTTTATAAATTCGGCGAATAA
- a CDS encoding helix-turn-helix domain-containing protein gives MIETSDIFNLLHNAVESKNIGKKISQAQMAKHLGVSMRTYQDWRLGNSKPQAALAICQLLCELDEDDILFVIKKMKKLIGDSK, from the coding sequence ATGATTGAAACAAGCGACATTTTCAACCTGCTTCATAACGCAGTTGAATCAAAAAATATCGGTAAAAAAATTTCTCAAGCGCAAATGGCAAAGCACCTAGGTGTTTCGATGAGGACATATCAAGACTGGAGGCTTGGCAACTCAAAGCCACAAGCCGCACTTGCTATATGCCAGTTGCTTTGTGAGCTTGACGAAGATGATATTTTGTTTGTAATAAAAAAGATGAAAAAATTAATAGGAGATAGTAAATGA
- a CDS encoding HrcA family transcriptional regulator encodes MNRVNKRDLILNSIIKAYLNNNSPIGSSELGSIMDVAMPASTIRVYFKKLSDEGAITQLHISSGRIPTVRAMTDYWNDVFGEINFDKVLLYIQNEFMLKSLCDKFELYCMVFGDFKQELDEILNVNDKFLLLNFTDDELVLKYDVRVEKFLKNLIGIDLDKLELVCSQVGLSELKGKIRELKRTKIYFQENEILAFKMFDDERFKMILEPSFATKMQQGLSFAPIFTEDFMGLKINVNYQDKPSTMICAGSVYSNYVKFLNQIKEVA; translated from the coding sequence ATGAACAGAGTAAATAAAAGAGATTTGATACTAAATTCTATCATTAAAGCTTATCTAAACAACAACTCTCCAATAGGTTCAAGTGAGCTTGGCTCTATCATGGATGTTGCGATGCCGGCCTCTACGATAAGGGTCTATTTTAAAAAGTTATCGGACGAGGGTGCTATCACGCAGCTTCACATTAGTAGTGGCAGAATTCCTACCGTAAGAGCGATGACTGATTATTGGAATGATGTTTTTGGAGAGATTAACTTTGATAAGGTTTTGCTCTACATACAAAACGAATTTATGCTTAAATCGCTTTGTGATAAATTTGAGCTTTACTGTATGGTTTTTGGGGATTTTAAACAAGAGCTTGATGAAATTTTGAATGTAAATGATAAATTTTTACTCTTAAATTTCACCGATGACGAACTTGTTTTAAAATACGATGTTCGCGTTGAGAAATTTTTAAAAAACCTGATCGGCATAGACTTAGACAAGCTTGAGCTTGTCTGCTCTCAAGTTGGTCTAAGTGAGCTTAAAGGCAAGATAAGAGAGCTAAAAAGGACGAAAATTTACTTTCAAGAAAATGAAATTTTAGCCTTTAAAATGTTTGATGATGAGCGTTTTAAGATGATACTTGAGCCAAGTTTTGCTACAAAAATGCAGCAAGGTTTAAGTTTTGCACCGATTTTTACGGAGGACTTTATGGGGTTAAAGATCAATGTTAATTACCAAGATAAGCCTTCAACTATGATATGCGCAGGTAGCGTGTATAGTAATTATGTTAAATTTTTAAATCAAATAAAGGAGGTAGCATGA
- the grpE gene encoding nucleotide exchange factor GrpE, protein MSEDIKTEQVADENIELEAISQESAKILDLEKQLGELTDKYYRANADFENLRKRVEKEKADIASYSNEKFARDLLPVIDALEMGAGFEAEDEFAKKIKEGIELSINEFKKALEKHGVSQISTDGEFDPNVHNAIMRVDSDAHESGAIVQVMQKGYLINGRVLRPAMVSIAN, encoded by the coding sequence ATGAGCGAGGATATAAAAACCGAGCAAGTTGCTGATGAGAATATAGAGCTTGAAGCAATTAGCCAAGAGAGTGCTAAAATTTTAGACTTAGAAAAACAACTTGGAGAATTAACAGATAAGTATTATAGGGCAAATGCGGATTTTGAGAATTTAAGAAAGCGTGTGGAAAAAGAGAAGGCTGATATCGCAAGCTACTCGAACGAGAAATTTGCGAGGGATCTGCTTCCTGTGATAGATGCGCTTGAGATGGGTGCTGGATTTGAGGCTGAAGATGAGTTTGCCAAAAAGATAAAAGAGGGTATAGAACTTTCTATAAATGAGTTTAAAAAGGCGCTTGAAAAGCACGGCGTGAGTCAAATTTCAACTGATGGCGAGTTTGATCCAAATGTTCATAATGCGATCATGCGTGTCGATAGCGATGCCCATGAAAGTGGCGCGATAGTGCAAGTTATGCAAAAGGGCTACTTAATAAATGGTAGAGTTTTACGCCCTGCGATGGTAAGTATTGCAAATTAA